The genomic DNA CTAAAAAAAACCGATAAGTAAACCTTGACCTATATCAAATCAAAATGGATCTACACTCGGTACTATTACAGCAAGAGTTAATTAACGCTTATGGCGAGAGGTTATTATGAATAATATCAATAAAGCTGAGCTTATTCAGCTATTTAAGTTCCCACGGCAGCGAATTTTACAATCAATGGAAGTGACCCACTGCCCCCATGCGGTGTTTTTTAATGATAGTGATGAGCAATGCATTACCTGTCATCAGGGTGAAGAGTGTTTGTGGATTAATCATAATGATGAAATGGTCGCACTTGAGTTGAAGTCGATTGAGCAATTAACGCAGCAATTATTAATAGCGGTTGATTATATTGACTCTAATTTAAGTCCACATCATATGTCGCGCCGAAAGTGTCAATGTGAAAACTGTCGTTGGTTAAAACAAGTGCAAATGACCCTAGGCGGTAAAGCCTAGTCAGCGGAATGCCAAATCATCACTGGAGGTTGCATCCGGTTTTTTTAGTCTTTAAAGTAGCCAGTATCTCATTAGCAACTTGACTGAAGAATAGCATCATGGAACCCAGCTTTTGGCATGAAAAATGGCAATTACAAGAAATCGGTTTTCATCAATACCAAGTGAACCCTTTTTTAGTAAAATATTGGCCGCGTATAGGCTTGGCTGAAAATAGTAAGGTATTTGTTCCTTTATGTGGCAAATCGTTGGATATGTTTTATTTGGCCGAGAAACGTCATACGGTGCTGGGGTGTGAATTAAATACCTTAGCCGTTGAACAATTTTTTACAGATAATGATCTTGCTTATCAAGTTACCCATACCGATGATCACGCGGTATTCTCCACAGATCAAGTGACCTTATATCAAGGTGATATTTTTACGTTGCCCACAAGTGTAACAACATCTATTGGTGGTTTTTACGATCGCGCTGCGCTGATTGCGTGGCCAGAAGCAATGCGTCAACAGTATGTTAAAGCACTCGCTGCGCTTATTCCTGCCAATGTCAGTGGATTACTCATTACCCTTGATTACCCACAAGAGAGCCTAAAAGGGCCACCATTTGCAGTCAGTCCAAGTTGGGTTGAAACCTATTTAAGGCCTTATTTCAATATTGAATTACTGGAGTGCGTGGACGTGTTGGCCGATAATCCGAGGTTTGTTAATAAACAGGTTCCTTGGCTTAATGAAGCTGTGTATAAATTGACTCGAAAGCCATAACATCGACCTAAAAAAACCTACCGATAAGCTCTGTAGGTTTTAATATAACGCTGATGAGCGTTTTAAGCAGCGTCTAGTGAGATTATCTAAGGATTATTTGGGGCCGTAAATCGACTTCACCGTCAGCATAAATAGCAGCAATATCATCTTGCTGGCAAATGACAGCCACAGGTCCTCTGGGCATATGACGCACAAATAATAATCGGTAGCCATAGCGATGTAAGTCGTAAAGTGCGAGTTTTTGATCCGCGGTGGTTAAATCCCAATGCTCG from Shewanella psychromarinicola includes the following:
- a CDS encoding thiopurine S-methyltransferase: MEPSFWHEKWQLQEIGFHQYQVNPFLVKYWPRIGLAENSKVFVPLCGKSLDMFYLAEKRHTVLGCELNTLAVEQFFTDNDLAYQVTHTDDHAVFSTDQVTLYQGDIFTLPTSVTTSIGGFYDRAALIAWPEAMRQQYVKALAALIPANVSGLLITLDYPQESLKGPPFAVSPSWVETYLRPYFNIELLECVDVLADNPRFVNKQVPWLNEAVYKLTRKP